From a single Candidatus Poribacteria bacterium genomic region:
- a CDS encoding chromosomal replication initiator protein DnaA yields MNHSNGDSDDRSTQPLVSYPSELPTGISTSAQRLPASTGLNPTLTFDRFVVGQSNQEAFDAAKSMMNGAGEMEGVLVIHGGVGLGKTHLLHAIGNQFRQGHLNRTVYCSSAERFMSEWLRSIATPQKAAALRQQYKHVDLLLIDDIQFLSPEQKIQEEFFHLLNCLNERGQRLVCTCDHLPQFLKEFWDSPNSPRQGHTVEICVPEFDLRVSILKQKLKERESRPVPLKVLRYLAKHLTEHIRQLEGALNRLMAEVRLGSPLTLQAVHHVLESKTPDRPPPDTITLEHIQETVARYFHLTLSDLCSRKRGRRFVLPRQVGMYLTRQLTSLSLKEINQGFGQSRATVVRSCQRIETLLKEDLVLSQSIEALTAELTRPQHLRED; encoded by the coding sequence ATGAACCACTCGAACGGCGACAGCGATGATCGCTCTACCCAGCCATTAGTATCATATCCATCCGAATTACCAACTGGTATATCAACTTCAGCGCAGCGTTTACCTGCCAGCACAGGACTGAATCCGACACTAACTTTTGATCGGTTCGTCGTTGGGCAAAGTAACCAAGAGGCGTTTGATGCAGCGAAAAGCATGATGAATGGGGCCGGAGAGATGGAGGGGGTGTTAGTTATACATGGAGGTGTTGGACTCGGTAAAACCCATCTGTTACACGCAATCGGGAACCAATTCCGTCAGGGGCATCTGAATCGCACAGTGTACTGCTCTTCGGCAGAGAGATTTATGAGCGAATGGCTGCGGTCTATTGCCACCCCTCAGAAAGCTGCCGCATTGCGGCAACAGTATAAGCATGTAGATCTGTTGCTAATTGACGACATTCAATTTTTATCGCCAGAACAAAAAATTCAGGAAGAGTTTTTCCATCTACTTAACTGCTTAAATGAACGAGGCCAACGGCTTGTATGCACCTGTGATCACTTGCCACAATTTTTGAAGGAGTTTTGGGACTCGCCCAATAGCCCCAGACAGGGGCACACTGTTGAAATTTGTGTGCCGGAGTTTGATTTGCGAGTTTCAATTCTGAAGCAAAAATTAAAAGAACGGGAATCTAGACCCGTACCTTTGAAAGTGCTCCGTTATTTGGCAAAACACCTGACGGAACACATTCGTCAGCTTGAAGGCGCGCTCAACCGATTAATGGCAGAGGTGCGTTTGGGGTCACCGCTGACCCTTCAGGCAGTTCATCATGTGCTAGAGAGCAAAACCCCAGATCGACCACCACCCGATACGATCACGCTGGAACATATCCAGGAAACCGTTGCACGGTACTTCCACCTCACCTTATCAGATCTATGTTCTCGAAAGCGGGGAAGACGGTTTGTACTCCCTCGACAAGTCGGAATGTATCTTACCCGTCAACTGACTTCTCTCTCGTTGAAAGAGATCAATCAAGGGTTTGGACAAAGTCGAGCAACAGTCGTGCGAAGTTGTCAACGAATCGAAACATTACTCAAAGAAGATCTGGTACTGAGCCAGTCCATTGAAGCATTGACCGCCGAATTAACACGTCCTCAACACCTACGTGAGGACTGA